A genomic segment from Apium graveolens cultivar Ventura unplaced genomic scaffold, ASM990537v1 ctg1886, whole genome shotgun sequence encodes:
- the LOC141700186 gene encoding uncharacterized protein LOC141700186: MKVENLNVFSDSMIVVYQINWGYQAKGPRTELYLKCAQRIIARFNEVRLELIPRGQNEGADELAKLGSRRESTLLGTVPLDIQRQPSVPEHEVGSLSNELGPTWMTSILAYIREGSLPDEKNEARKIKYKAARYVIYDEILYRRGFSVPLLKCIHGEECNYILRELWCPLKWEQDLFEGTTMTQRQTRSIIGSIWI, from the exons ATGAAGGTCGAGAATTTGAATGTGTTTAGTGACTCCATGATTGTGGTCTATCAGATAAATTGGGGGTATCAAGCTAAGGGGCCGAGAACAGAGCTTTACCTGAAGTGCGCACAGAGGATAATCGCAAGATTCAACGAGGTGAGGCTGGAACTAATCCCGCGTGGGCAGAATGAAGGCGCGGATGAGCTAGCTAAGCTCGGCTCACGCCGCGAGAGCACTTTGCTAGGGACCGTGCCCCTTGATATACAGAGGCAACCTAGTGTGCCCGAGCATGAGGTGGGCAGCCTCAGTAATGAGCTCGGCCCCACGTGGATGACATCTATTCTAGCATACATAAGAGAAGGTTCACTTCCGGACGAAAAGAACGAGGCAAGGAAGATAAAATACAAAGCAGCCCGCTATGTGATATACGACGAGATTCTATACAGAAGAGGGTTCAGTGTTCCTCTTCTCAAATGCATACATGGGGAGGAATGCAACTACATCCTAAGGGAA CTATGGTGCCCGTTGAAGTGGGAGCAGGATCTTTTTGAAGGGACAACTATGACTCAGAGGCAAACGAGGTCAATCATCGGCTCTATTTGGATATGA